Within Mongoliitalea daihaiensis, the genomic segment AGACTCAATCAGGGATAACTTTTCCAAAGTTTAGAACTTTGGGGAAGTTTAAGTACATAACTAAAATTCCGTGTCAAAAGTCTTGAGTCCGTCGAAGGAATTGATTATATGCTGATAGTGTATTCCTGTGTTTTTTGACACCGAAGTGAGTTAAAACCCACGTATTTGAATCAGGAGATACTCATGTTTTTCCGGGGTTAAAAACACGGGACAATTGATAGAGTTAACTAGCTAAATCTTAATTTCTTTCTTCGGGTATAGATTTTTCAATGCGAATTTTTATATGCTTTCCGTGTATTCTGCGAGATTCCTGCTTTGTTTAAACTCTCGCTTCTAACCTCTTGCTTCTCTTCCTTCTAAAAAGTTTCTCTGCATTCCGCGAGAACAAAAAACCCGACTTGCGCCGGGTTTCATTCTACTCTTCAAACCCTAAACCTGCTGCGTTAAGCATCTTCGCATAAGCGGTTTTTCTTCGGGCAGCTAGGTTGTTGAGAGTTACTCTAGCGCTGATTAAGCTTACTTCTCGAGCATTGACTAGGAATAAGGAGGATTCACCTACCTCAAACCGCATCATTTCCCCATCCAATAATTTTTGAAGACCATTCACATTATTCGTGAAGACTACTAACTGTTGTCCAACCGTCTCAAAGTTAAAGATTTCAGCATCGAGTTTATTTCTCAATTGTAAAAACTTAAGATCTCGCTCATAATTTTTGAAATTCAATTTCGCTCTTGCTATCCCAAGGCCACCACGCTCTTTTCTAAGGAACAAAGGAGTGGCAATAGTAAATCCATACTTGTAGTTATTCTCTAAGAATGGGACTACTTCAGCAGCGCTAAATGTTTCTGTCAAGAAATTATAATTAAACTTAGCTATGGGCAAAAGTAGATTTGCCTTAAAACGCCGCTCTACCTCCAAGGATTCAATATCAAAGTCCGTCAAACGAAGTTCGGGATGCATACTTACATAGCCTCTCAAAGACTCCGGGATATAATCTACCAAAAATGGATCGAGAACATTTTCTGGAAAAACATCCTCTACCAAATCAACTGGCTCTTCACTTTCATCCCACAAAAAGGTATTTAACATTTGGGTAGATTTGAAGAAGTTGATTTGAGCGGACTGCAAACTGAAAAGGCGATCCTGCACTTGGGTGTATGCTTCTACAGTGTCGATCGCTGGAAAGTCCCCTTGAATAAAGCTTTCTTTTACCATCCGAAATCTCTGTACTGCTAAATCATATCCTTCTTCAAAAACTTTTACATTTTGGTAGTCAGAGGCCCATTTCCAGTAATGATCCGTTGCATCCAAGTATAGATCATTCAAAAATAATTGACGTTCTACAACGGTAGCTTCCCTGAAAATCTGTGCTTTTCGCAAAGCCGCTCTTCGCTGATCTATAATCAAACCCTGCCCTAAATTGAACGATGCACCTGCAGCGAATAAGCCGCCTGCAGGAACGGTACGTTCACTGTTAAGAAAAACTCCTGAATTTTGCTCAAGCAAGCCTTTTAATTCCACACCTCCCATGGTTGGAATGGATATCCCAGTCTCTTGAATATCAAAATAATCAGAATTATTGAATCGCTTCCGATCTCTTTGAGTGTAGATTTTAGGGTCGAAACCTCCCCTTGCAGCACGCAACTCCTGCTTACCAAATTCCAAGTTAACATCCGCTTGTTTAGCAATGGGATGATAGGATCGAACCCACTCCATGTAGGTTTCAAAATCTAAGATCTCTTGCGCAGAAATAGTAAATGAAATGAAGCTAAAGCAGAAAACTAAAATTGCTCTCATCATTATTTCTTTTTGTTGTCCGCCTTTTCTCGGGCTGTATAATAGTCTGCTGGGAAGCCATTCAATTGTCGCCAAATTTCATACCATAAAGGCACATCGTTTAATAAGGCAATCCCATCTGCACCTGAACCTATCCTTAATGCTTCTGGCCAATTTTCCTCTTCTGGGTCTTCCACTACCAAAATCCTATACTTCCCATTTGGGCTAGCAAAATTGTCAATAGCATGAATGACGCCACCAAAGGTTCCATTGGTGATCTGTGGCCACCCTGAGAAGACAATTGCCGGCCATCCATCAAAGATAAACCGAACTTTAGAACCGATTCTCATCAAAGGATAATCCACTGGAGACACAAACATTTCTACTGCTAATTGGGCATTGGCAGGCATGATACTGATAATCTCAGCTCCTTCTTTAATGGTTTCTCCAAGACCTACCTGAACAGCCTGTGTAATATAACCATCCTGAGGTGCTAAAATATAACGGAAACCCGTACGCATTTCATAATTCGAATACTGATTCTCAAGTTTAGTAACTGTAGCTTCTGTATCAAACTGAGCAGACATGGACTCGAACATATCAGCGCGTGCTTTGGCCATACGATCTCTAAAGTCATTATCAATGGCATTCAACTCAATTGTCGCCGCAATTCTAGCATTAACACTTTGGAGTAAGGAGTTTTCTGCGGCAATCATACTTGCTTGCACTTCCTGAAAACGCAATTCCCGCTGTTCGAAATCTGTCAGTGAACGTAATCCCTCCTGAAATAGCTTTTCTGTTCGTTTAAGCTGTTCCTCTCCAATTTTAAAATTCACTTTTGCCTGTTCGAAGCGTATACTATCGGATATCACTTGCAATTCAGCCATCCGAAGCCTGTTGTTTGCTTGATCTATTCTCAGAATATTATTTTGACGCATGGCCTCTATCTGAATTTCGATCGCTTTTACTTTTTCAGAATAGGATTGAGCAGATAACGCCTTGGCATCAACCTGCATTTGAGTACGCTCCAAAAGTCTAGGATCAAAGTAGTCGTCTTTAATTTCAGATACTAACAAAACAGTATCGCCTCTTTGCACAAAATCACCTTCTGCTACATACCATTTTTCTATCCTTCCTGCAATAATTGAATGCACAGTCTGCGGTCGCTGATCCGGCCTTAACGCTGTAACAAAGCCTTGCGAACGGATATTTTGTGTCCAAGGAAGGAATAAAAACAAAAACGAACCTAACAATATCCATAAAAGGATTTTACGCCTCTTTTTGCTATCGTCTCCAGGATAGGTCATATTGAGACTTACAAACTCTTTGAAGGAGACTTTCTCACTAATTTTATTTTTAGTAATATTTATCATCGCCTTTCGAATTAAATTGTTTTAGTTGATAAAAACCCATCTGTACTTCCATCGTAGGTAAGCCTTCCGTTTTTCAATTCCAGCACCCGAGGGAATTTGTTGATAATATCTTTCTCTTGAGTCACGAGCATTACTGTCCAACTACCTTCTAAAATATAATCCACTAACCTCATTTTCTCCTCATACTCCATTGCACCAAACATGTCTTCGAGTAACAAAGCTTTTGGTTTGCACACTAGACACCTAGCTAAAATAATCTTGCTAATTACTTCTTTACTCAGTCCTTTACCTTCAGGCATCAACATTGTGTCCCAATCCTCTGTCAATTTGTAGATAAAGTCTTTTAAACCTACCAATTGTAAAATTTCGCGCACATGGGAATCCTCCGCATCTTTTCGTAAAGTGACATTTTCATAAATGGTCCCATGAAATATGGATTGATGAGATAAACTATCACCAATAAAGCCTCTGAGCTTATCTAAATTCATGGTATCAATCGGTAAACCGTTGACGATGATTCTTCCTCTGTACTCACTGAATAATCCGGACATCAAGTACATCAACGTACTTTTACCTCCCCCACTGTTCCCGGTAAGCACTACTTTTTCGCCCGCATTCAAATCAAAAGAGACATTATCCAATACTTCATAATTGGTGTTTTTGATGGAATAATGAAGGTTTTTAATCTGGAATTGAAGACTTTCATTGTTAGTAGTAAGTGACTTCTCTGTACCCTCTTGACGTTCCATCTGCAAATCCATGATTTGACCGATTTTTTCTGTAGCAGTCATGGTATCATACACCGCATCCAAAGAAAGAATCACCTTTTCAACAGAAGTTACCATCAATATAATGATTACTTCTACTGCTACAAATTGTCCGATACTGATCTGATTATCAATCAACAAAATACTTCCTACAATTAACAAAGTAGTCACAATCAAAGCCTTGAAAGCAATCATTATTTTGTATTGAAACACCAATACAGCAAAGTGTCTATCCCTGTACTCTACATAGGATTTTAACAATTTATCCATGTTGAAAAACGGAAGCTTGGAATTACCCGCCAACTTAAAAGTAGCCATAGTTCTACCAATTTCCTCCAACCAATATGCTGTTTTATATTTCATCGTGGATACCTTCAAATTGGTCTCCATCCCTTTGGGACTGGTAAAATAAAAGATCAAAATAACCAAGGAAACCAAAGCCAAACTGAATAAGAGGAAAAAGATATTATACAGTGCCAGCAAAATCATACCAAAGGTGATCTGAACGATTGCAAAAGAAAAGTCTATCAAGATTTTTGACATCCCTTTTTGTAGATTCACTGCATCAAAGAAGCGGTTAACCAATTCAGGAGTATAGTTCTTTTCCAATTCATCCATCTTTAGGCGCGGAAGTCTGTAAGCAAAACTAAAACCTACCTTTGCAAATATCCGCTGTTCCAGTTTCTCTGTTAGATACAATTGTGAAATCTGAAGAAATCCACTGAAAGAAATGGCTACTGTAACAACTAAAACCATGATCAACCAAGCCGTACTCACTCTACCTCCAAGCACGAAATTGATAATGGCCTGAATACCCAGTGGATACACCAAAGATAAGGTACCATTCAATAATGAATAGAAATAAATTGCATAAACCTCTTGTTTCTCCTCATTGATCAGTTTGAAGAATCGTTTGAGAGGTGTCAAACCGCTATCAGCTTTCATGTGCGATTGTTTTAAATACTAAGTGATTGAAGAAAATTACTTTTTTGTCATGACCATCGCCTTTTTCCGTAAGACCTGGCAAATGGTTCTCATAATACGTTTGCATCAAACTAGCTTCCATAATCGTTGTCACGAGTGTTTTTGGAAATTCATATTCCGGATTGTAAGCACTTATCAATTCAGCGATTCGCTCCCCAAGTTTATAATACTGATGAAAAAATCCCAGCTTCTGCTCCTTATCAACCTCCTTAGTCATGATTGCTTTAGTAGATTCATCGGTAAGTAATCGGCGCAATTTCACTGGATCAATAAAATCATTTTTACTGAAAATCGGACCTTTTGCTAGCAGCTCTATGGCTATTTCTAACTTTTGCCGCGCTGAGGTAAGATTGGCAGTACAATAAACCAAGTTTTGTTCTAAAAATCCCCAATACCACCCAAATAAATATAATAAAAGTTTGTGTTTGTTTTCAAAATATCTGTAAATCGCTGCCTCTGTGCAGCCAACTGCCTGAGCTAATTTTTTAAAAGTAAAGTTCTCAAAGCCAAGCGCCAACATCATATCCATGCTTTTTTGCACAATATCCACACCCAAATCCGAACTAAATGGATCCTTGAGGTAAATATTTTCATTGACTTCAACTCTTACTCTTTGTAAAATTTTATCCATAGTAAGTTACAAGAACAATGGGCATAACGTAGGCTACTTACAAAAGGTTTTAAGATCTTAACTTTTTGTTAGTATTACTTACAGAAAAATTAAAAAAAGCCTCTGAAACAAATCTGAGGCTTTTTATTTTACTTTTTATGCATTTCCGCTTTCATACCAGCAACCATTTGCAATACTAACTGAAGCATATTTTCATCGACTGAGGTCGGATGACTTACGACCTCAGAGGATTGTCAGCATGATAGTAATTGAAATATTGCATACTGGTATAATTGCAGATAATCATACTACTTTTTCATGTAACTTTCTCTGATACTTTTAAATTCCGAGCCTTCTTTCCATTGAGGTCAACTTGTAGTATTTGACAATTTTTTACCTACTTTAAACAAAACCATTAAGTCTTCCACTGCACTGTCTAAATCCCAAGCTTCAGCGTCATATTTATCCGATGGCTTATGATAGTGATTTGTGATATAATCTGCCATTTGTTGCTTCCCATACTCAACACCAAACTCCACATGATCTGTCCCTGCCCCTACATATAACGCGGGGACACCTATTTTAGCAAAATTGAAATGATCTGAACGGTAATACAAGCCAGCCGCTGGAGTTGGATCAGGTGTAGAAAATCGATTTTTTTCAGATAAAACCGCATCTAAGAGATCTTCCAAATCAGATTGCCCTTTTCCAATCAAGGTCATATCCCGCATAGACCCAAAAATATTTAACCCATCAATATTGATGTTCGCTACCGTCTGAGAAGCTGGATAAACTGGATTTTGGGCATAATATGCAGAACCCCATAGCCCCTGTTCTTCAGCGGTGACCGCTAAAAAGACTACTGTGCGCTCTGGTTTTTCTCCCTCGATAAAGCCTTTCGCTAAAGCCCACATAGCTGCAATACCAGAAGCATTATCTAAAGCTCCATTATAAATACTATCACCACTTGCATCTGGCGAACCGATTCCAAGATGATCCCAGTGAGCAGTATATATAATGTATTCATTCGGCCGCTTGGTGCCTGTAATTTTAGCAATAAAGTTTTTAGAGCTATCAAAAATACCTTGCGCACTAACAGAAGAACTAACTTTCAAACCCATTGGTAAAGCTTTAAATTCCGAAGTTTTTGCCTGTTGGAATAACTCATGAATGGACAAACCTGCTAAATCAACTAGCTTTTCTGCAGTCTCAGATGTTATCCAGCCTTCAAATTTTGGCTGATAAATATCTTTTCCCCGGTTGTCTAAATATAACTTTGTTCCATTCCACCCATTTTGAACCACTCCAAATCCATAGCCTGCAGCACCTGTTTCATGAATAATGAGTGTTCCTAATGCACCTTGCCGCGCCGCTTCTTCAAATTTATATGTCCATCGACCGTAATAAGTCATGGTATTCCCATTGAACAAATCACTTCCTTCTTGACCATAACCAGGGTCATTGACGATCACAACAGCAATTTTCCCGGACATGTCCACATCTTGGTAATCATTCCAACCATACTCAGGCGCCACAATTCCGTAGCCGACAAAAACCAGCTCCACATCTTCAAAAATCTGCTCCTCTTCTATTCTCTGCGTCCACAGTACATAATCTTCCAAGCCTTTTAATTCAATACTCCCTTTGGGTCCTTTCACTTGCATCGTAGGAGCAGCCTTTGATGTAATGGAAACCATAGGAACATCCTGATAATAACTCTCCCCATTGCCAGGTTCTGCACCTATTTCGGAAAAAATCTTTTCCATGTAGGTTAAAGTCTTGGTCTCTCCATCGGTAAATGGCATTCTTCCAGCGTACAGATCGTTTGACAACTCAATAATATGTCCTTCTAAATCTGCTGGAGTTATTTGGTACTCAGAATCCGAGGATCCACCGCAAGCCAATAGCAAATAAGCTAAGGATGGAATTAATACGTATGTAAGTTTTTTCATAATGGTTTAAATTCAAGCGAATTTAACACATTATCAATAAATCCATATCGTATAATGAATGAAGTATGAACAGAAATTAAAACTAAACGCAATTGATAGCAGTATTTTGTAAAGTTCATATGAATTTAATCTTAAATTCACGGCTGATTCTACTACAAGCCTTACCTTGTTGCAGGTTTAGAATGGATTACCCACTTGGTTGACTGTAGGCCAATGGTAAATTTGCTAGTTTAAAGCACAAGCATACATTGAAGACAAAAATCATATCCCAAAAATGAAAACCTTTTTGAAAATTATCTTGGCCTTAGCCATCGTCTTGGCTATCGTTTATATCGCAGGACCTAAGGCAAAAGTCCAAGCTCTTGAGGGTGAGTACACCGAAGTACCGAGCGATCCCTTGCAGTTAGAAGTATTTATCCAAAACATTGAAGATACTGTCAGTCAATTAAAAATTGGCAATGAAGCTAAAATCATATGGGCAGATAGTTTATTGAAAGGAAAAACCCCTTACTCTATTGTCTACATCCATGGTTTTGGCGCCAGCCAAATGGAAGGCGATCCGGTGCACCGAAAAATCGCTGAACATTTCCATGCAAACCTCTATGTGGTCAGATTGCCTGAACACGGCATTGACCGACCCAATGGCATGGAATACCTTTCTGCTCAACTATTGACTGACGCGGTGAGACAAGCTTACATGATCGGCAAAAGCCTAGGAGATGAAGTGATTGTCATAGGTACTAGCATGGGTGGAGCTCTTTCTTTACTCTTAGCATCTGAAAGACCGGATATGAAAGCCTTGGTAGTCTACTCTCCTGCAATCAGGGAATATGGAGAAGCACTTCAACAGTTTTTCAACCCTTGGGCAAAATTTTTAGCTAGCAACTTTGTAATGGAGAATGGAGTCAGAACGGTCAAAAGAGATGGTGATAAAGCGAAGTATTGGTCTGAAACTTATCATGTCAATGGCTACGAGGCTTTAGCTGTATTGCTCCGAAGCAAAATGGTACCTGAAACATTTCAGGCAATTAAAACCCCGGTATTTCTGGGCTATTTTTATAAAAATGATAGTATCCAGGATTTTGTTGTCTCCGTGCCTAAAATGCAGGAAATGTTTCAACAGCTTGGTACTCCAAATAGCTTTAAGCGTGAAATGGCTTTTCCTGAAACAGGCGACCATGTAATTGCTTCGTCTATCACTTCACAAGACTGGGAAACAGTTCTGGAGCAAACAATCGATTTTCTTGAAAATGTAGTCAATCTCAAAGCCTTACAAGAAGTAGAAATTGAGTAACTTAAAAATGGCTAACGTATAAAAGTGTACAAATCCACACGTTAGCCATTTGCTTATTTCTCTAAAAGTCTTCGATGGTAGTTAATCTGTCCTAAATGATAATTGAGATGGCTCACGAGGTGAAACATATAGTATTCATAACTCATAGGTTCTTTGACAGCTCCTCCCGGATAATCCCTAGAAAACCAATCCTCTGGAAACTGCAAGATAGAATCTGTTATCATATGATTAGTTTCATCCAGCATAAGGAGTAATTCCTCTCTTGGGATGCCTTTGACTGAAAATTCCGATTCACGATCCCTCTCGTAACCTGTATCACCCATTTTATTACCAATGTAATGATTCAAGTTACCTATGATGTGCATGGTTAAATTGCCCGCAGAGTTGGAAATACCAGGAGCTATTTCCCAGATATTTTGCTCGTTTTTATAGCAGATAAGTTCGTTTTTCACTTTTTGCAAATCGCGATCAAAAAAATACAGCAATGAACTTTTCATAATTTTTCTATTTAGTCTCCAAAAGATATCCCCAAACCCTTGGCGGCTTGAATAAGGTAATTGTCTGCACCTACATGATTGTAGTCCCGAGTTGCATCCTCTAAAGGTACCGATATGAAATCGTTATTCTTGAATGCAACCATTTTCCCGTATTCTCCCCCCAAAACCATTTCAAACGCCTTAACTCCAAAGACCGAAGCCAGTACTCGATCAAATGCAACGGGCGTTCCTCCTCGTTGGGTATGTCCCAATACAGTTTCCCTGATATCTGCTGTCACTCCTACGTCTTTTAGTTGCTGCGCTAGCTGAAATGCTACTCCTCCTAAGCGCACATGGCGGCTTCCTTCATCTCCTGCTCTTGATACAATACTTCCCTCTTGTGCTTTTGCTCCTTCAGCAATCACGATATTGACAAATCCCCTGCCATTGTCATAGCGGGAATTAATTCGTTTCACTAATTCATGAATATCGTAAGGAATTTCAGGGATTAAACATATTTCTGCTCCGCCCGCAATAGCTGTGTGCAAAGCAATCCATCCTGCATCTCTTCCCATCACCTCCATAATCATTACTCTAGAATGGCTTTCAGCAGTTGTCACCAATCGGTCAAAACTTTCAGTAGCTATCTGAACAGCTGTTTGAAACCCAAAGGTCATATCAGTAGCAGATAGGTCATTATCAATGGTTTTCGGAACACCAATAACAGGTAGTCCATAGTCAAATAATGCTTTGGATATTTTTTGAGATCCGTCTCCACCAATATTGATCAAGGCATCAAATCCCAAAGACTTGATGCGTTCTGCCAGTTCTCTAGTTTTATCAACATAAATGATCTGCCCATTTTCATCCTTTACAGGATAATGCAAAGGATCTGCTCGATTGGTAGTTTTTAAAATTGTACCACCCTTGACATGAATACCAGCTGTCTTGCTTTTAGTCAATTTAATCAAATCTGTGGGATCGCTCCATATCCCCACAAATCCCTCTTTACTTCCATACAATTCCCATCCTTTTTCTTTCCTTGCTCTTTTGGCAATTCCGCGTATCACCGCATTCAATCCGGGACAATCTCCACCTCCCGTAACTACTAAAAGCTTCTTCATTTTGCTAAAATTTTATATTGCAACTTACAAAAATGATGGAAAAAAGGCTCTATACAGTGGAGATTTTTATTTTTTGAGTTTCCACCAACCTACCAACGTGCCCATGCTACTTCCAATACCTAGTCCTAGGAGAATCCACATCACCAAACTTTCTTGATAAACTCCTATGATCAATCCATTAAACAGTCCTGCCATTAATCCGGCCATGATATAGGAAAGGATGGTTTTTTCTTTTTTTGGCTGCATATACTCAGTATTTAAAGTAAAGTTACTCGTTTAGATCCATTATCTGCATGAAATAAAATCCTCACAGGTACAAAAATAGCCGTATATTTAAAGCAACAAGTAAATTTTTATAATGGAAAAAGATATTAAAATAGCCGTTTTGATAGATGCGGACAATGTTTCTTCACACCCCATCAAAGAAATGATGGAAGAAATTGCTAAGTATGGTAACCCTACCATCAAACGGATTTATGGAGATTGGACGACCCCACGGTTAGGGAAATGGAAAAATATATTACTGGAAAATGCCATCACCCCTATTCAGCAATACGGCTATACTGTTGGAAAAAATGCAACCGATGCTGCCATGATTATTGATGCCATGGACATCCTGTATTCCCAAAAAGTCAATGGATTTTGCATCGTCTCAAGTGATAGTGATTTTACTCGATTGGCAACAAGACTGCGGGAGGCAGGTATGTTGGTTATCGGTATGGGAGAGAAAAAAACACCTGAACCTTTTATCGTTGCCTGTGACAAATTTATTTACGTAGAAATTCTTCAAAAAGCAGAGCCAGATACGTCTCCAGGAAAAGCTAAAGATGCTCCAAAACCACAAGTAGATAAAGCTGGACCTAAAATCATTCGGCTAATCCATAATACCATTTCAGATTTAGCAGACGATGATGGCTGGGCCTTTATGGGAGATGTGGGTAATTTACTTCAGAAAAAACAACCCAACTTTGATTCCAGAAATTTTGGTTACCAAAAACTAACGCCTTTCATCAGTTCACTTCCGTATTTTGAAATCGAACAACGAGAAGGAA encodes:
- a CDS encoding TolC family protein, producing the protein MMRAILVFCFSFISFTISAQEILDFETYMEWVRSYHPIAKQADVNLEFGKQELRAARGGFDPKIYTQRDRKRFNNSDYFDIQETGISIPTMGGVELKGLLEQNSGVFLNSERTVPAGGLFAAGASFNLGQGLIIDQRRAALRKAQIFREATVVERQLFLNDLYLDATDHYWKWASDYQNVKVFEEGYDLAVQRFRMVKESFIQGDFPAIDTVEAYTQVQDRLFSLQSAQINFFKSTQMLNTFLWDESEEPVDLVEDVFPENVLDPFLVDYIPESLRGYVSMHPELRLTDFDIESLEVERRFKANLLLPIAKFNYNFLTETFSAAEVVPFLENNYKYGFTIATPLFLRKERGGLGIARAKLNFKNYERDLKFLQLRNKLDAEIFNFETVGQQLVVFTNNVNGLQKLLDGEMMRFEVGESSLFLVNAREVSLISARVTLNNLAARRKTAYAKMLNAAGLGFEE
- a CDS encoding HlyD family secretion protein codes for the protein MINITKNKISEKVSFKEFVSLNMTYPGDDSKKRRKILLWILLGSFLFLFLPWTQNIRSQGFVTALRPDQRPQTVHSIIAGRIEKWYVAEGDFVQRGDTVLLVSEIKDDYFDPRLLERTQMQVDAKALSAQSYSEKVKAIEIQIEAMRQNNILRIDQANNRLRMAELQVISDSIRFEQAKVNFKIGEEQLKRTEKLFQEGLRSLTDFEQRELRFQEVQASMIAAENSLLQSVNARIAATIELNAIDNDFRDRMAKARADMFESMSAQFDTEATVTKLENQYSNYEMRTGFRYILAPQDGYITQAVQVGLGETIKEGAEIISIMPANAQLAVEMFVSPVDYPLMRIGSKVRFIFDGWPAIVFSGWPQITNGTFGGVIHAIDNFASPNGKYRILVVEDPEEENWPEALRIGSGADGIALLNDVPLWYEIWRQLNGFPADYYTAREKADNKKK
- a CDS encoding peptidase domain-containing ABC transporter, with amino-acid sequence MKADSGLTPLKRFFKLINEEKQEVYAIYFYSLLNGTLSLVYPLGIQAIINFVLGGRVSTAWLIMVLVVTVAISFSGFLQISQLYLTEKLEQRIFAKVGFSFAYRLPRLKMDELEKNYTPELVNRFFDAVNLQKGMSKILIDFSFAIVQITFGMILLALYNIFFLLFSLALVSLVILIFYFTSPKGMETNLKVSTMKYKTAYWLEEIGRTMATFKLAGNSKLPFFNMDKLLKSYVEYRDRHFAVLVFQYKIMIAFKALIVTTLLIVGSILLIDNQISIGQFVAVEVIIILMVTSVEKVILSLDAVYDTMTATEKIGQIMDLQMERQEGTEKSLTTNNESLQFQIKNLHYSIKNTNYEVLDNVSFDLNAGEKVVLTGNSGGGKSTLMYLMSGLFSEYRGRIIVNGLPIDTMNLDKLRGFIGDSLSHQSIFHGTIYENVTLRKDAEDSHVREILQLVGLKDFIYKLTEDWDTMLMPEGKGLSKEVISKIILARCLVCKPKALLLEDMFGAMEYEEKMRLVDYILEGSWTVMLVTQEKDIINKFPRVLELKNGRLTYDGSTDGFLSTKTI
- a CDS encoding TetR/AcrR family transcriptional regulator, which gives rise to MDKILQRVRVEVNENIYLKDPFSSDLGVDIVQKSMDMMLALGFENFTFKKLAQAVGCTEAAIYRYFENKHKLLLYLFGWYWGFLEQNLVYCTANLTSARQKLEIAIELLAKGPIFSKNDFIDPVKLRRLLTDESTKAIMTKEVDKEQKLGFFHQYYKLGERIAELISAYNPEYEFPKTLVTTIMEASLMQTYYENHLPGLTEKGDGHDKKVIFFNHLVFKTIAHES
- a CDS encoding M28 family metallopeptidase; the encoded protein is MKKLTYVLIPSLAYLLLACGGSSDSEYQITPADLEGHIIELSNDLYAGRMPFTDGETKTLTYMEKIFSEIGAEPGNGESYYQDVPMVSITSKAAPTMQVKGPKGSIELKGLEDYVLWTQRIEEEQIFEDVELVFVGYGIVAPEYGWNDYQDVDMSGKIAVVIVNDPGYGQEGSDLFNGNTMTYYGRWTYKFEEAARQGALGTLIIHETGAAGYGFGVVQNGWNGTKLYLDNRGKDIYQPKFEGWITSETAEKLVDLAGLSIHELFQQAKTSEFKALPMGLKVSSSVSAQGIFDSSKNFIAKITGTKRPNEYIIYTAHWDHLGIGSPDASGDSIYNGALDNASGIAAMWALAKGFIEGEKPERTVVFLAVTAEEQGLWGSAYYAQNPVYPASQTVANINIDGLNIFGSMRDMTLIGKGQSDLEDLLDAVLSEKNRFSTPDPTPAAGLYYRSDHFNFAKIGVPALYVGAGTDHVEFGVEYGKQQMADYITNHYHKPSDKYDAEAWDLDSAVEDLMVLFKVGKKLSNTTS
- a CDS encoding alpha/beta hydrolase; the protein is MKTFLKIILALAIVLAIVYIAGPKAKVQALEGEYTEVPSDPLQLEVFIQNIEDTVSQLKIGNEAKIIWADSLLKGKTPYSIVYIHGFGASQMEGDPVHRKIAEHFHANLYVVRLPEHGIDRPNGMEYLSAQLLTDAVRQAYMIGKSLGDEVIVIGTSMGGALSLLLASERPDMKALVVYSPAIREYGEALQQFFNPWAKFLASNFVMENGVRTVKRDGDKAKYWSETYHVNGYEALAVLLRSKMVPETFQAIKTPVFLGYFYKNDSIQDFVVSVPKMQEMFQQLGTPNSFKREMAFPETGDHVIASSITSQDWETVLEQTIDFLENVVNLKALQEVEIE
- a CDS encoding DinB family protein, with product MKSSLLYFFDRDLQKVKNELICYKNEQNIWEIAPGISNSAGNLTMHIIGNLNHYIGNKMGDTGYERDRESEFSVKGIPREELLLMLDETNHMITDSILQFPEDWFSRDYPGGAVKEPMSYEYYMFHLVSHLNYHLGQINYHRRLLEK
- a CDS encoding 6-phosphofructokinase; the protein is MKKLLVVTGGGDCPGLNAVIRGIAKRARKEKGWELYGSKEGFVGIWSDPTDLIKLTKSKTAGIHVKGGTILKTTNRADPLHYPVKDENGQIIYVDKTRELAERIKSLGFDALINIGGDGSQKISKALFDYGLPVIGVPKTIDNDLSATDMTFGFQTAVQIATESFDRLVTTAESHSRVMIMEVMGRDAGWIALHTAIAGGAEICLIPEIPYDIHELVKRINSRYDNGRGFVNIVIAEGAKAQEGSIVSRAGDEGSRHVRLGGVAFQLAQQLKDVGVTADIRETVLGHTQRGGTPVAFDRVLASVFGVKAFEMVLGGEYGKMVAFKNNDFISVPLEDATRDYNHVGADNYLIQAAKGLGISFGD
- a CDS encoding NYN domain-containing protein; translated protein: MEKDIKIAVLIDADNVSSHPIKEMMEEIAKYGNPTIKRIYGDWTTPRLGKWKNILLENAITPIQQYGYTVGKNATDAAMIIDAMDILYSQKVNGFCIVSSDSDFTRLATRLREAGMLVIGMGEKKTPEPFIVACDKFIYVEILQKAEPDTSPGKAKDAPKPQVDKAGPKIIRLIHNTISDLADDDGWAFMGDVGNLLQKKQPNFDSRNFGYQKLTPFISSLPYFEIEQREGSKGRHKLIYVRSKE